A window of Garra rufa chromosome 16, GarRuf1.0, whole genome shotgun sequence contains these coding sequences:
- the LOC141288352 gene encoding alcohol dehydrogenase class-3-like isoform X2: MDTEGKVIKCKAAVAWEPGKPFSIEEVEVAPPKAHEVRIKIVASGVCHTDWTFLHEVGQTMNPQPFPVVLGHEGAGVVESVGPGVTKMSKGDKVIPLVVPQCGKCERCLNPKTNLCTKNWEKNQQCLLADGTSRITCKNQQIYQFIGISTFSEYTVVAEDSVTKIHPDAPLDKVCLLGCGVSTGYGAAVNTGKVESGSTCAVFGLGAVGLAAVMGCKASGASRIIAVDLNPDKSKIAKLFGATEFVNPKDHSKPIQEVLRELTNGGVDFSIECVGNVGVMRAAVEACSPAGGVCVMVGWTRKGELTLVSEDILIGKTLKGSYFGGWKSVEAVPKLVQDYMSGKLLLDEFVTHRLGLDQVNQAFELMITGKSIRTVIKM, translated from the exons ATGGACACTGAGGGTAAG gtTATCAAGTGCAAAGCAGCAGTGGCCTGGGAACCAGGAAAACCATTCTCCATTGAAGAAGTTGAGGTTGCCCCTCCCAAAGCGCATGAAGTGCGAATTAAG ATAGTAGCATCTGGAGTATGCCACACAGACTGGACTTTCCTGCATGAGGTTGGTCAAACTATGAATCCCCAGCCCTTTCCTGTGGTCTTGGGACATGAGGGGGCAGGAGTGGTGGAAAGTGTTGGTCCAGGTGTCACAAAGATGTCCAAAG GAGACAAAGTTATTCCTTTAGTCGTCCCACAATGTGGAAAATGTGAACGCTGTCTGAATCCAAAAACAAACCTCTGCACCAAAAACTG GGAAAAAAATCAGCAGTGTCTTCTTGCAGATGGCACAAGCAGGATCACCTGCAAGAATCAGCAGATTTACCAGTTTATTGGTATCAGCACCTTCTCTGAATATACTGTTGTGGCAGAGGACAGCGTCACCAAGATTCACCCAGATGCTCCACTGGACAAAGTCTGTCTGCTGGGCTGTGGAGTGTCTACAGGATATGGAGCTGCAGTGAACACAGGAAAA GTAGAATCTGGCTCTACATGTGCGGTGTTTGGTTTGGGAGCTGTCGGACTGGCAGCTGTCATGGGATGCAAGGCTTCCGGTGCTTCCAGGATCATCGCTGTTGACCTCAACCCAGACAAGTCTAAGATCGCCAAGTTATTTGGAGCGACTGAGTTTGTGAACCCTAAAGACCACAGTAAACCCATTCAGGAGGTGCTGAGGGAGCTGACTAATGGTGGTGTTGACTTTTCTATTGAGTGTGTGGGGAATGTGGGAGTTATG AGGGCTGCTGTGGAAGCATGTAGTCCTGCAGGGGGAGTCTGTGTGATGGTGGGCTGGACCCGAAAGGGAGAACTTACTCTGGTCTCTGAGGATATTCTGATAGGAAAAACTCTGAAAGGCTCCTATTTTGGCG GTTGGAAGAGTGTTGAGGCAGTGCCCAAGTTGGTACAGGATTATATGAGCGGGAAGCTTCTGCTGGATGAATTTGTGACACACAGACTGGGTCTAGATCAGGTTAATCAGGCCTTCGAGCTTATGATCACTGGGAAAAG tATTCGTACAGTGATCAAGATGTGA
- the LOC141288352 gene encoding alcohol dehydrogenase class-3-like isoform X1, with protein sequence MDTEGKVIKCKAAVAWEPGKPFSIEEVEVAPPKAHEVRIKIVASGVCHTDWTFLHEVGQTMNPQPFPVVLGHEGAGVVESVGPGVTKMSKGDKVIPLVVPQCGKCERCLNPKTNLCTKNWEKNQQCLLADGTSRITCKNQQIYQFIGISTFSEYTVVAEDSVTKIHPDAPLDKVCLLGCGVSTGYGAAVNTGKVESGSTCAVFGLGAVGLAAVMGCKASGASRIIAVDLNPDKSKIAKLFGATEFVNPKDHSKPIQEVLRELTNGGVDFSIECVGNVGVMRAAVEACSPAGGVCVMVGWTRKGELTLVSEDILIGKTLKGSYFGGWKSVEAVPKLVQDYMSGKLLLDEFVTHRLGLDQVNQAFELMITGKSYLHSIHHNSKAKNKFLIFLQMYLKYIWDS encoded by the exons ATGGACACTGAGGGTAAG gtTATCAAGTGCAAAGCAGCAGTGGCCTGGGAACCAGGAAAACCATTCTCCATTGAAGAAGTTGAGGTTGCCCCTCCCAAAGCGCATGAAGTGCGAATTAAG ATAGTAGCATCTGGAGTATGCCACACAGACTGGACTTTCCTGCATGAGGTTGGTCAAACTATGAATCCCCAGCCCTTTCCTGTGGTCTTGGGACATGAGGGGGCAGGAGTGGTGGAAAGTGTTGGTCCAGGTGTCACAAAGATGTCCAAAG GAGACAAAGTTATTCCTTTAGTCGTCCCACAATGTGGAAAATGTGAACGCTGTCTGAATCCAAAAACAAACCTCTGCACCAAAAACTG GGAAAAAAATCAGCAGTGTCTTCTTGCAGATGGCACAAGCAGGATCACCTGCAAGAATCAGCAGATTTACCAGTTTATTGGTATCAGCACCTTCTCTGAATATACTGTTGTGGCAGAGGACAGCGTCACCAAGATTCACCCAGATGCTCCACTGGACAAAGTCTGTCTGCTGGGCTGTGGAGTGTCTACAGGATATGGAGCTGCAGTGAACACAGGAAAA GTAGAATCTGGCTCTACATGTGCGGTGTTTGGTTTGGGAGCTGTCGGACTGGCAGCTGTCATGGGATGCAAGGCTTCCGGTGCTTCCAGGATCATCGCTGTTGACCTCAACCCAGACAAGTCTAAGATCGCCAAGTTATTTGGAGCGACTGAGTTTGTGAACCCTAAAGACCACAGTAAACCCATTCAGGAGGTGCTGAGGGAGCTGACTAATGGTGGTGTTGACTTTTCTATTGAGTGTGTGGGGAATGTGGGAGTTATG AGGGCTGCTGTGGAAGCATGTAGTCCTGCAGGGGGAGTCTGTGTGATGGTGGGCTGGACCCGAAAGGGAGAACTTACTCTGGTCTCTGAGGATATTCTGATAGGAAAAACTCTGAAAGGCTCCTATTTTGGCG GTTGGAAGAGTGTTGAGGCAGTGCCCAAGTTGGTACAGGATTATATGAGCGGGAAGCTTCTGCTGGATGAATTTGTGACACACAGACTGGGTCTAGATCAGGTTAATCAGGCCTTCGAGCTTATGATCACTGGGAAAAG CTATctgcactccatacaccataatagcaaagcaaaaaacaagtttttaatatttttgcaaatgtatttaaaatatatctgggacagttga